Proteins from a single region of Eremothecium gossypii ATCC 10895 chromosome VI, complete sequence:
- the IST1 gene encoding Ist1p (Syntenic homolog of Saccharomyces cerevisiae YNL265C (IST1)) encodes MPLVVPVVVRLKTALKMCIQRLRYAQEKQQALVKQARREVAQLLAQGKEQKAYYRVEALINDDIHIELLEILELYCELLHTRVAILNAITDEADLISNHLEDGINEAVRALIYAQLYTPEIKDLTQVKDLLTHKFGIPFLKAIMDERTGVPDKITKKCSPYLPNSELVNLYLSEIANLYEVPFSGLEDKQSEAQEDSGTIQDDLQAADEDTSDGRPIQALENDELGDSKHPITVKKPRKNSETLEHDLKIPPSIIKDVKISQKREKVNKDELEELKRRFEALRR; translated from the coding sequence ATGCCTCTAGTTGTCCCCGTAGTTGTGAGACTGAAGACAGCGTTAAAAATGTGCATTCAAAGGTTACGCTATGCACAAGAGAAACAACAGGCCTTGGTTAAACAGGCGAGAAGGGAGGTTGCCCAGCTATTGGCACAAGGAAAGGAACAGAAAGCCTACTATAGGGTTGAAGCGTTGATTAATGACGATATCCACATTGAGCTCCTTGAGATCCTGGAACTATATTGCGAACTATTGCATACCAGAGTAGCTATTTTAAATGCGATTACAGACGAGGCAGACCTAATATCCAATCACTTAGAAGATGGCATCAATGAAGCAGTCCGTGCACTCATCTATGCTCAACTCTACACGCCGGAAATTAAGGATCTAACTCAGGTCAAGGATCTTTTGACGCATAAGTTTGGAATACCTTTTCTGAAAGCAATAATGGATGAGCGTACCGGTGTTCCTGATAAAATTACTAAGAAGTGCTCGCCTTACTTGCCAAATAGTGAGCTAGTGAACCTATACCTGAGTGAGATAGCCAACTTATATGAGGTTCCGTTCAGCGGTTTGGAAGACAAACAGTCTGAAGCACAGGAAGATTCCGGTACTATACAGGACGACTTGCAGGCAGCAGATGAAGATACCTCGGATGGAAGGCCGATTCAAGCACTCGAAAATGACGAACTGGGTGATTCAAAGCATCCGATTACCGTTAAGAAACCCAGGAAAAACAGTGAAACACTGGAGCATGATTTGAAAATTCCTCCGTCAATAATTAAAGATGTCAAAATCTCACAGAAGCGAGAGAAGGTTAACAAGGACGAGCTCGAAGAACTTAAACGCCGCTTCGAAGCCTTGCGTAGATAA
- the TAM41 gene encoding putative phosphatidate cytidylyltransferase (Syntenic homolog of Saccharomyces cerevisiae YGR046W (TAM41)) yields MLRGSKLQSTQCIRTWIAIRQQSQLASRSSTEVPGRLRPSLLPRESVVKASAEVKEFALLEQGIRKTDQALSEYANYRYKFKRLPANYGSNQLLKIGREIDAELRGIMGHFQAPVRYAFGYGSGVFEQAGAHKSDGRPQMDLILGVTHPEHFHSLNMRQNAHHYSTMRYFGSDAISKLQAVGAGVYFNPFVDINGHQVKYGVVSMENLLKDLATWDTFYLAGRLQKPVKVLKNDLRVQFWNQLNLKSAATLAKHMLLAKSPGKIDEFEFYKQVTALSYIGDVRYKLGGENPSKVTNIVEKNYENFQRYYEPIYRDVIINDHGYLPRGFTVDNAVKLLEDRISWNSTVQTVKGVVTAGVAKSVKYAWAKKLKAIRSK; encoded by the coding sequence ATGCTAAGGGGAAGTAAGCTCCAGTCAACACAGTGTATCAGGACGTGGATAGCTATCAGGCAGCAGTCGCAGCTTGCGAGCCGTAGCAGCACAGAAGTGCCAGGGCGCTTACGACCGTCGTTGTTACCACGGGAGAGTGTTGTCAAAGCGAGCGCAGAGGTGAAGGAGTTTGCCCTTCTGGAGCAGGGCATCCGGAAGACGGACCAAGCTCTCTCGGAATATGCAAATTACCGGTATAAGTTCAAGAGGTTACCGGCGAATTATGGCTCGAACCAGTTGCTGAAGATAGGCCGCGAGATCGATGCAGAGCTGCGGGGGATAATGGGGCACTTCCAAGCACCTGTTCGCTATGCATTTGGCTACGGCTCAGGGGTCTTCGAACAAGCAGGCGCACACAAGTCGGATGGGCGGCCGCAGATGGATTTAATTTTAGGTGTAACACACCCTGAGCATTTCCACTCGTTGAATATGCGCCAGAATGCCCACCACTACTCGACCATGCGCTATTTCGGCTCTGACGCAATATCAAAGCTTCAAGCGGTGGGTGCTGGTGTATACTTTAACCCTTTTGTCGACATTAACGGGCATCAAGTAAAGTACGGAGTTGTGTCTATGGAGAACCTGCTTAAGGATCTAGCAACTTGGGACACATTTTATCTCGCTGGTCGACTACAAAAGCCGGTGAAGGTATTAAAAAATGACTTGCGTGTGCAATTTTGGAACCAACTCAACCTGAAATCCGCAGCAACCTTGGCGAAGCACATGCTATTGGCCAAGTCACCCGGGAAAATCGACGAGTTTGAATTCTATAAACAGGTAACTGCCCTTAGCTACATCGGCGATGTGCGTTACAAGCTCGGGGGTGAAAACCCCAGCAAAGTAACGAATATCGTGGAGAAGAACTATGAAAACTTTCAACGGTACTACGAACCAATTTACAGAGATGTTATTATAAATGACCACGGCTATCTACCCCGCGGTTTTACCGTAGATAACGCAGTTAAATTGCTGGAAGATAGAATTAGCTGGAACAGTACTGTACAGACAGTTAAGGGAGTCGTTACAGCGGGCGTTGCAAAATCAGTGAAGTATGCGTGGGCAAAGAAGCTCAAAGCTATTCGGTCTAAATGA
- the PIK1 gene encoding 1-phosphatidylinositol 4-kinase (Syntenic homolog of Saccharomyces cerevisiae YNL267W (PIK1)) has translation MSKEVSSTEVGSSQDELQASVVPGSNELLLKFINSAHFTLYHNIEYLTRYAGNVGIHFHICQKLLSFPHNELQFYIPQLVQVLLTVETESMALEDLLMKLSGENPHFALLTYWQLHALLSDLATDPASYGFQVARRMINKLQVVLCSTSSIPQETKVHENLSPSLVLASMVMSSIAFPQLAVSAKPLVESQGKRQRSHVFKLAKNAIGNLGKNISLKNTVTGRRPGSNKKTTGSAVDLVDVKTKEDTQFKKQKEKDIPSLNFDMVDNVGDHLLEDKLSSSIVLPKRRQKNTDQSYMHRIYKPKDNDGAKLEEYTNSMPNLHLNSRSSTSLHSYKDQQSLEQHGSGSITQSPSNDLKKSHKRKTSRHGANIYNLEPSSLSATHKIKILKANYFRCEMQFVIALETISRKLAQVPTEARLTSLRAELSIMNRDLPAEVDIPTLLPPNKKGKLHRIVNIAANEAQVLNSAEKVPFLLYIEYLRDDMDFDPATEKNDSLLKVKPDDGSFIFDLSNLDNNDNQDIMCDSNLSCGAISEPGTPTIRKEIDLGDLSMVKITDQSDMDTNRREMLLNTAETVPKISSNSVSRNSELSFISNLDEMTQRFMGVEGGEPPNFSDDLATQMRISAMMLAQLDKSPQQLSDTTNQIRAKIIASMQEAQDRFGYYDLESVHGMAGERKFENDLKTGGIYPTDRKNTTYLGEDWNTKKEKIRSASQYGQHENWDLFSVIAKSGDDLRQEAFACQLIQAMANIWNKEKVDVWVKKMKILITSANTGLVETITNAISVHSIKKSLTKQMIEEGELNEKGTIATLCDHFSRSFGEPNSFRYKRAQDNFASSLAAYSLICYILQIKDRHNGNIMIDNEGHLVHIDFGFMLSNSPGSVGFEAAPFKLTQEYVDVLGGIEGEPYKKFIRVLKEAFRALRKHADMFVSMCEVMQKDNMQPCFNAGEQTSIQLRQRFHTELAEDECDDFVENVLVAKSLGSIYTRLYDQFQLMTQGICT, from the coding sequence ATGAGTAAAGAAGTGAGCAGCACAGAGGTGGGGTCCTCGCAGGACGAATTGCAGGCCTCGGTGGTGCCGGGATCAAACGAACTGTTGCTAAAGTTCATCAACTCCGCACATTTTACTCTGTACCACAATATCGAATACTTAACACGGTATGCCGGGAATGTGGGGATCCATTTCCATATTTGCCAGAAGCTGCTGTCCTTTCCGCACAACGAATTGCAGTTCTATATTCCGCAGCTGGTGCAGGTGCTGCTGACGGTGGAGACGGAATCGATGGCGCTGGAGGATCTGCTGATGAAACTTAGCGGAGAAAACCCGCATTTTGCATTATTGACGTACTGGCAGCTGCACGCGCTACTGTCGGATCTCGCGACGGATCCAGCATCCTATGGGTTCCAGGTTGCCAGGCGCATGATCAACAAGCTGCAGGTGGTGCTCTGTAGTACGTCATCCATTCCACAGGAGACGAAAGTGCATGAAAATTTGTCTCCCTCACTGGTCCTTGCATCCATGGTGATGAGTTCGATAGCATTTCCACAGCTCGCGGTAAGTGCCAAACCGCTTGTGGAATCGCAGGGCAAGCGCCAGCGAAGCCATGTATTCAAGCTTGCAAAGAACGCGATCGGTAACCTTGGCAAGAACATATCTTTGAAAAACACTGTTACTGGCAGGCGGCCTGGAAGCAACAAGAAAACCACTGGGTCCGCGGTTGACTTGGTGGATGTGAAGACAAAGGAAGACACTCAATTCAAGAAACAAAAAGAGAAGGATATCCCGTCTCTCAACTTTGATATGGTCGATAATGTTGGAGACCACTTGTTAGAAGACAAGCTATCGAGCTCAATTGTACTCCCTAAGCGGAGACAAAAGAACACTGACCAGTCCTACATGCATAGGATATACAAGCCCAAAGATAACGATGGTGCTAAGCTAGAGGAATACACAAACTCTATGCCTAATTTGCATCTGAATTCTCGATCCAGCACGTCACTCCACTCGTATAAGGATCAGCAATCATTGGAGCAGCATGGAAGTGGTAGCATCACGCAGTCTCCGTCCAATGATTTAAAGAAGAGCCACAAACGGAAGACATCTCGGCATGGAGCAAACATCTATAACCTGGAGCCCTCCAGTTTATCAGCCACACATAAAATCAAAATCTTGAAGGCAAATTACTTCCGCTGCGAGATGCAGTTTGTGATTGCTCTAGAAACGATATCCAGGAAGTTGGCGCAAGTTCCCACTGAAGCTCGCCTAACTTCATTGAGAGCTGAGCTTTCTATCATGAATAGGGACTTGCCAGCTGAGGTAGATATCCCTACACTGTTGCCGCCTAATAAGAAGGGCAAGCTGCATCGAATTGTAAATATTGCTGCTAACGAAGCTCAGGTGTTGAACTCAGCAGAGAAGGTTCCGTTTCTGCTGTACATAGAATATCTACGGGATGATATGGATTTCGACCCTGCAACAGAGAAAAACGATAGTTTACTGAAAGTGAAACCAGATGATGGTAGTTTCATTTTTGATTTGAGCAATTTGGACAACAATGACAACCAGGACATCATGTGCGATAGCAATTTATCATGTGGGGCTATCTCGGAGCCTGGGACGCCAACTATACGAAAGGAAATTGATCTCGGTGATTTGTCAATGGTTAAGATTACCGATCAGAGTGACATGGATACAAATAGAAGGGAGATGCTACTCAACACTGCCGAAACCGTTCCAAAGATTAGTAGTAATTCAGTTTCACGGAACTCCGAGCTATCCTTTATCAGTAATCTTGATGAGATGACACAGAGGTTTATGGGGGTTGAAGGAGGTGAACCTCCGAACTTTTCAGATGACCTCGCGACACAAATGCGAATTTCTGCAATGATGCTGGCTCAGCTAGATAAGTCGCCACAACAACTCTCAGATACTACTAATCAGATACGTGCGAAGATCATTGCTTCGATGCAAGAAGCTCAAGATAGGTTCGGCTACTATGATTTGGAATCGGTCCATGGAATGGCGGGAGAACGCAAATTCGAAAATGACCTCAAAACGGGAGGTATATACCCGACTGACAGAAAGAATACAACATACCTCGGCGAAGATTGGAATAcgaagaaggagaagatTCGCAGCGCCTCACAGTATGGCCAACATGAAAATTGGGACCTGTTTTCGGTTATTGCCAAGTCGGGAGATGATCTACGCCAGGAAGCATTTGCCTGCCAGCTCATCCAGGCTATGGCCAATATTTGGAACAAGGAGAAGGTCGACGTGTGGGTGAAGAAGATGAAAATCCTGATCACCAGCGCCAACACAGGACTTGTGGAAACGATCACAAACGCAATTTCGGTCCACAGTATCAAAAAATCCCTCACGAAACAGATGATTGAGGAGGGTGAGTTGAATGAGAAGGGAACCATTGCCACACTTTGTGACCACTTCTCCCGTTCCTTCGGCGAGCCAAACTCTTTCCGTTACAAGCGCGCGCAGGATAATTTTGCCTCTAGTCTGGCAGCTTACTCGCTCATCTGTTACATTCTGCAAATCAAAGACCGTCACAACGGGAACATCATGATAGATAACGAGGGTCATCTTGTTCATATTGATTTTGGTTTTATGCTGTCGAATTCCCCCGGTTCCGTGGGCTTCGAAGCCGCCCCTTTTAAACTCACCCAGGAATATGTCGATGTTCTAGGCGGCATAGAGGGTGAACCTTACAAGAAGTTCATCCGGGTCCTTAAAGAGGCATTCCGCGCTCTCCGCAAACATGCTGACATGTTCGTTAGCATGTGCGAGGTAATGCAGAAGGACAATATGCAGCCCTGCTTCAACGCCGGTGAGCAAACCAGCATCCAGTTGCGCCAACGCTTCCACACGGAATTGGCTGAAGATGAGTGCGATGACTTTGTAGAAAACGTCCTAGTTGCCAAGTCACTGGGCAGTATCTACACTCGTCTCTACGATCAATTTCAACTGATGACGCAAGGTATTTGCACGTAG
- the LYP1 gene encoding lysine permease (Syntenic homolog of Saccharomyces cerevisiae YNL268W (LYP1)), with protein sequence MAPKDTAVSETSTRSRYIKKGKTLENDIELQSVTPATGEFPEDHTEEGDYQETEVKRALKARHISMIALGGTIGTGLFIVIASPLRTAGPVGSLLAYIFIGTVVYSITQSLGEMATFIPVTSSVTVFSKRFLSPAFGVANGYMYWFNWAITFAVELSVVGQIIQYWTDRVPIAAWIVIFWVLVTLVNFFPVRFYGEIEFWIASVKVLTIVGYLIYAFIIVCGGSKQGPIGFRHWRDPGPWGKGVISHNQKEARFLGWVSSLIKAAFTYQGTELVGITAGESTNPRKNVPKAINKVFFRILFFYIGSLLFVGLLVPYDDPRLNSESSTDVNASPFVISIKNAGTKILPDIFNAVVLITVISAANSNVYIGSRVAYSLALAGNAPKQLAFVTKQGVPYFGVLITSLMGLMSFLVLNHNASTAFDWLVNISTLAGLCAWLFISLAHIRFMQCLKHRGISRDDLPFKAKFMPWAAYYATFFVTVIIFIQGYTAFTPKFDVTTFFTSYISLFLMLLVFIGCQIYYKCRFLWAVEDIDIDSDRREIDAIVWEEDEPKNIWDKFWSAVA encoded by the coding sequence ATGGCGCCAAAGGATACGGCGGTGTCGGAGACCTCTACGCGGTCTCGCTATATCAAAAAGGGCAAGACTTTAGAGAATGACATTGAGCTACAGTCGGTGACGCCAGCCACCGGGGAGTTCCCCGAGGACCACACGGAAGAGGGCGACTACCAGGAGACGGAGGTCAAGAGGGCGCTGAAGGCGCGGCACATCTCGATGATCGCGCTGGGCGGGACGATAGGCACAGGCCTGTTCATTGTGATTGCATCCCCGCTGCGGACAGCGGGGCCAGTGGGGTCGCTGTTGGCGTACATCTTCATCGGTACGGTGGTGTACTCGATCACGCAGTCGCTGGGGGAGATGGCGACGTTCATTCCTGTGACGTCGTCGGTGACGGTATTTTCAAAGCGGTTTCTGTCGCCTGCGTTTGGCGTGGCAAACGGGTATATGTACTGGTTCAACTGGGCGATCACGTTTGCTGTCGAGCTTTCTGTGGTTGGCCAGATCATACAGTACTGGACGGACCGCGTGCCAATCGCGGCGTGGATTGTGATTTTCTGGGTCCTGGTGACGCTAGTTAACTTCTTCCCGGTGCGCTTCTACGGTGAGATAGAGTTCTGGATTGCGTCGGTCAAGGTGCTGACGATTGTGGGCTATCTAATTTACGCGTTCATTATTGTCTGTGGCGGCTCCAAGCAGGGCCCAATCGGCTTCCGCCACTGGCGGGATCCCGGCCCGTGGGGCAAGGGCGTCATCTCGCACAACCAGAAAGAGGCACGCTTCCTCGGCTGGGTCTCGTCGCTGATCAAGGCTGCGTTTACGTACCAGGGGACAGAGCTTGTCGGTATCACTGCAGGTGAGTCCACGAACCCAAGAAAGAACGTCCCCAAGGCCATCAACAAGGTCTTCTTCCGGATTCTATTCTTCTACATTGGCTCACTGCTATTCGTTGGCCTGCTGGTGCCCTACGATGACCCTCGGTTAAACAGCGAGTCTAGCACGGACGTCAATGCCTCACCATTTGTGATCTCCATTAAGAATGCAGGTACAAAGATTTTGCCCGACATCTTTAACGCTGTCGTGCTGATCACCGTCATTTCCGCAGCGAACTCCAACGTTTACATTGGCTCTCGTGTTGCATACTCTCTGGCGCTCGCTGGCAACGCTCCCAAGCAGCTTGCCTTCGTCACCAAGCAGGGTGTGCCCTACTTCGGCGTTCTGATCACGTCGCTAATGGGCCTGATGTCCTTCCTCGTGCTCAACCACAACGCCAGCACCGCATTCGACTGGCTGGTTAACATTTCCACCCTTGCAGGCTTGTGCGCCTGGCTTTTCATCTCGCTCGCCCACATCCGCTTCATGCAGTGCCTCAAGCATCGCGGCATTTCGCGCGACGACCTGCCGTTCAAGGCCAAGTTCATGCCCTGGGCCGCATACTACGCAACCTTCTTTGTCACGGTCATCATCTTCATCCAGGGCTACACTGCCTTCACTCCGAAGTTCGACGTTACCACCTTCTTCACCTCCTACATCTCTCTATTTTTGATGCTGCTGGTGTTCATCGGCTGCCAGATCTACTACAAGTGTCGCTTTCTGTGGGCGGTTGAGGACATCGACATCGACAGCGACCGCCGCGAGATCGACGCCATCGTCTGGGAAGAGGATGAACCCAAGAACATTTGGGACAAGTTTTGGTCTGCTGTGGCCTAG
- a CDS encoding AFR668Wp (Syntenic homolog of Saccharomyces cerevisiae YEL063C (CAN1) and YNL270C (ALP1)), with protein MTNIIYEPKGDGSSSSTITAKPGAIKAEVLNHNTSEVESLCEKPNQSDVKRELKPRHVTMISLGGTIGTGLFIGIASPIRNAGPVGSLLAYIFVATMAYCVTQSLGEMATFIPVTSSFTVFASRFVSPALGAANGYLYWLSWCITFALEISVIGRLILYWSDAVPITAWMAIFWVLLTAINLIPVKFYGEFEFWIASLKVIAILCFLFYGLVVVCGGSKLGRIGFRYWKDPGPWGVGIVSQEIHTAQFLGWVSSLIKAAFTFQGTELVGVTAGETKNPRRTVPKAINTVFFRILLFYIGSLLVIGLLVRYDDPQLIQDGSTTNANASPFVVAINAAGTKVLPDIMNGVIMVTIISAGNSNIYVGSRVLYGLGRSGLAPAFISRTTSRGVPYVAVLATSMFGALGYLNVSSKSGSVFDWLLSITAVSGFFTWLLISVSHIRFMQCLKKRGISRDDLPFKAKFMPYGAYYAAFFVIVIILVQGFTAFTPFSAVDFVAYYISAFIFVVIWLLFQFLFKGRWFHTVDEIDIDTDRRDIDAIIWDDDKPTTLWGKIWYHLS; from the coding sequence ATGACTAACATAATATATGAGCCCAAGGGCGATGGATCGTCGAGCTCGACCATCACGGCCAAGCCTGGCGCGATCAAGGCCGAGGTGCTGAACCATAATACCAGCGAGGTCGAGTCGCTTTGCGAAAAGCCGAACCAGTCCGATGTGAAGCGGGAGTTGAAGCCAAGGCACGTAACGATGATCTCGTTGGGCGGGACTATCGGAACTGGTCTCTTCATCGGTATTGCCTCGCCCATCAGGAATGCTGGCCCAGTTGGTTCGTTGCTTGCATACATCTTTGTCGCTACGATGGCCTACTGTGTAACGCAGTCGCTCGGTGAGATGGCAACTTTCATACCGGTAACGTCGTCATTCACCGTTTTTGCATCTCGTTTTGTGTCACCTGCATTGGGTGCTGCGAACGGCTACCTGTACTGGCTATCGTGGTGCATCACGTTTGCACTTGAGATCTCTGTCATCGGGCGACTTATCCTCTACTGGTCGGACGCAGTCCCGATCACAGCTTGGATGGCCATCTTCTGGGTTCTCCTCACAGCAATTAACTTAATTCCTGTGAAGTTCTACGGTGAATTCGAGTTCTGGATTGCATCGCTCAAGGTGATAGCCATCTTGTGCTTCCTTTTTTACGGCCTAGTCGTCGTGTGCGGTGGATCCAAGCTGGGCCGAATCGGCTTCCGCTACTGGAAGGACCCCGGCCCGTGGGGCGTGGGCATCGTATCCCAGGAAATTCACACAGCGCAGTTTCTGGGTTGGGTGTCCTCGCTAATCAAAGCGGCATTTACATTCCAGGGCACCGAGTTGGTGGGTGTCACCGCAGGCGAGACCAAGAACCCCAGACGGACGGTCCCCAAGGCCATCAACACGGTCTTCTTCCGGATCCTACTCTTCTACATTGGGTCCCTTCTCGTCATCGGACTCTTGGTACGGTACGACGATCCTCAGCTTATCCAGGACGGGTCCACTACAAACGCCAATGCATCTCCATTCGTCGTCGCAATCAACGCTGCAGGCACCAAAGTGTTACCGGACATCATGAATGGTGTCATCATGGTGACCATCATCTCCGCAGGCAACTCCAACATCTACGTCGGCTCGCGTGTCCTCTACGGCCTGGGCCGCAGCGGCTTAGCGCCCGCCTTCATCAGCCGCACCACCTCAAGGGGCGTCCCATACGTCGCCGTGCTCGCCACTTCCATGTTCGGCGCGCTCGGCTATCTCAACGTCAGCAGCAAATCGGGCAGCGTCTTTGACTGGTTGCTCAGCATTACCGCTGTCTCAGGCTTCTTCACATGGCTCCTCATCAGTGTCTCCCACATCCGCTTTATGCAGTGCCTTAAGAAGCGCGGCATCTCGCGTGACGACCTACCGTTTAAGGCCAAGTTCATGCCTTACGGCGCCTATTACGCCGCCTTCTTCGTCATCGTCATCATCCTCGTTCAGGGTTTTACCGCCTTCACCCCCTTCAGTGCCGTTGACTTCGTCGCCTACTACATCTCGGCCTTCATCTTTGTCGTTATCTGGTTGCTCTTCCAGTTTCTCTTCAAGGGCCGCTGGTTCCATACTGTCGACGAGATCGACATCGACACCGACCGCCGCGACATCGACGCAATTATCTGGGACGACGACAAGCCTACCACCCTGTGGGGGAAGATCTGGTACCATCTCTCGTGA